A genomic region of Streptomyces rimosus contains the following coding sequences:
- a CDS encoding thymidine phosphorylase produces the protein MDVISVIRAKRDKQELTPEQIDWVIDAYTRGEVAHEQMSALAMAIFLNGMNRTEIARWTAAMIASGERMNFSTLARPTADKHSTGGVGDKITLPLAPLVAACGAAVPQLSGRGLGHTGGTLDKLESIPGWRALLSNAEMMDVLDRVGSVICAAGDGLAPADKKLYALRDVTGTVEAIPLIASSIMSKKIAEGTGSLVLDVKVGSGAFMKTIEDARELATTMVELGTDHGVRTSALLTDMSTPLGLTAGNALEVRESVEVLAGGGPADVVELTLALAREMLDAAGLKDADPAKALADGSAMDHWRRMIQAQGGDPDAPLPVAREQHTVNASSSGVLTTLDAYAVGISAWRLGAGRARKEDPVQAAAGIELHAKPGDEVKEGQPLLTLHTDTPEKLPYALEALDGGVLIAPPGTEFTPRPVVLDRIG, from the coding sequence ATGGACGTCATCTCGGTCATCCGCGCCAAGCGCGACAAGCAGGAGCTGACCCCCGAGCAGATCGACTGGGTCATCGACGCCTATACGCGCGGCGAGGTCGCCCACGAGCAGATGTCGGCCCTGGCGATGGCGATCTTCCTCAACGGCATGAACCGTACGGAGATCGCCCGCTGGACCGCCGCCATGATCGCCTCCGGCGAGCGGATGAACTTCTCCACGCTGGCCCGCCCGACCGCGGACAAGCACTCCACCGGCGGCGTCGGCGACAAGATCACGCTGCCGCTCGCGCCCCTCGTCGCCGCCTGCGGCGCCGCCGTACCGCAGCTCTCCGGCCGCGGCCTCGGCCACACCGGCGGCACCCTCGACAAGCTGGAGTCCATCCCCGGCTGGCGCGCGCTGCTGTCCAACGCGGAGATGATGGACGTACTGGACCGCGTCGGCTCCGTCATCTGCGCGGCGGGCGACGGCCTGGCCCCCGCCGACAAGAAGCTCTACGCGCTGCGCGACGTCACCGGCACCGTCGAGGCCATCCCGCTCATCGCCTCCTCGATCATGTCCAAGAAGATCGCCGAGGGCACCGGCTCGCTCGTCCTGGACGTCAAGGTCGGCTCCGGCGCCTTCATGAAGACCATCGAGGACGCCCGCGAACTGGCCACCACCATGGTCGAACTCGGCACCGACCACGGCGTACGGACCTCCGCCCTGCTCACCGACATGTCCACCCCGCTCGGCCTGACGGCCGGCAACGCCCTCGAAGTCCGCGAGTCCGTCGAGGTCCTGGCAGGCGGCGGCCCGGCCGACGTCGTCGAACTCACCCTGGCCCTGGCCCGCGAAATGCTCGACGCGGCGGGCCTGAAGGACGCCGACCCCGCCAAGGCCCTCGCCGACGGCTCCGCCATGGACCACTGGCGCCGCATGATCCAGGCCCAGGGCGGCGACCCCGACGCGCCGCTCCCGGTCGCCCGCGAACAGCACACGGTGAACGCCTCCTCCTCCGGCGTCCTCACCACCCTCGACGCGTACGCCGTAGGCATCTCCGCCTGGCGCCTGGGCGCCGGCCGTGCCCGCAAGGAGGACCCGGTGCAGGCCGCCGCCGGCATCGAACTCCACGCCAAGCCCGGCGACGAGGTCAAGGAAGGCCAGCCCCTCCTCACCCTCCACACCGACACCCCCGAAAAACTCCCCTACGCCCTCGAAGCCCTCGACGGCGGCGTCCTCATTGCCCCGCCCGGCACGGAGTTCACACCGCGGCCGGTGGTGCTGGACCGGATCGGCTGA
- a CDS encoding ABC transporter ATP-binding protein, whose amino-acid sequence MANHDIDLTVRRGTVHALCGENGAGKSTLMKILYGIQKPDEGTITLDGEQAALGTPADAIARGIGMVHQHFMLADNLSVLENVVLGAEKLHGIGAKARARIMEISDAYGLAIRPDVLVEDLGVADRQRVEILKVLYRGARTLILDEPTAVLVPQEVDALFDNLRELKSEGLTVIFISHKLGEVLSVADDITVIRRGTTVASVEPSKTTPKQLAELMVGSELPSPETRESTVTDTPMLGVEDLRLCATDSDGVVRTVLDGITFTIHKGEVLGVAGVEGNGQAELVEAIMGTRSLDGGTVTLDGQDLTRAGTRKRREGGIGYVPEDRHRHALLLEAPLWENRILGHVTERPNSKGRLLDLAAARKDTERIVAEYDVRTPGIEVTAASLSGGNQQKLIVGREMSHHPKLLIAAHPTRGVDVGAQAQIWEQIRAARREGLAVLLISADLDELIGLSDTLRVMYRGRLVADADPATITPEELGSAMTGAASGHLTADADPREGGDRE is encoded by the coding sequence GTGGCCAACCATGACATCGACCTGACCGTGCGCCGCGGCACCGTGCACGCCCTGTGCGGCGAGAACGGCGCGGGCAAGTCGACGCTGATGAAGATCCTTTACGGTATCCAGAAGCCGGACGAGGGCACCATCACGCTCGACGGCGAGCAGGCGGCGCTCGGCACCCCCGCGGACGCCATCGCCCGCGGCATCGGCATGGTGCACCAGCACTTCATGCTGGCCGACAACCTCTCCGTCCTGGAGAACGTCGTCCTCGGCGCCGAGAAGCTGCACGGCATCGGCGCCAAGGCCCGCGCCAGGATCATGGAGATCTCGGACGCGTACGGCCTGGCCATCCGGCCCGACGTCCTCGTGGAGGACCTCGGTGTCGCGGACCGCCAGCGGGTGGAGATCCTCAAGGTCCTCTACCGCGGCGCCCGTACGCTCATCCTCGACGAGCCGACCGCGGTCCTCGTCCCGCAGGAGGTCGACGCGCTGTTCGACAACCTGCGGGAGCTGAAGTCGGAGGGCCTGACCGTCATCTTCATCTCGCACAAGCTGGGCGAGGTGCTGTCGGTCGCGGACGACATCACGGTCATCCGCCGGGGCACCACCGTCGCGTCCGTGGAGCCGTCGAAGACCACGCCGAAGCAGCTCGCGGAGCTGATGGTGGGCAGTGAGCTGCCGTCGCCGGAGACGCGCGAGTCGACGGTGACGGACACGCCGATGCTGGGGGTCGAAGATCTCCGGCTGTGCGCCACCGACTCCGACGGAGTCGTCCGCACCGTGCTGGACGGGATCACCTTCACCATCCACAAGGGCGAGGTGCTGGGCGTCGCCGGTGTCGAGGGCAACGGCCAGGCCGAACTGGTCGAGGCGATCATGGGCACCCGCAGCCTGGACGGCGGCACCGTGACGCTGGACGGCCAGGATCTGACCCGGGCCGGCACGCGCAAGCGCCGCGAGGGCGGCATCGGGTACGTACCCGAGGACCGCCACCGGCACGCGCTGCTCCTGGAAGCGCCCCTGTGGGAGAACCGCATCCTCGGGCATGTCACCGAGCGCCCCAACAGCAAGGGCCGGCTGCTCGACCTGGCCGCGGCGCGCAAGGACACCGAGCGGATCGTCGCCGAGTACGACGTGCGGACGCCCGGCATCGAGGTGACGGCGGCCTCGCTGTCCGGCGGCAACCAGCAGAAGCTGATCGTCGGCCGCGAGATGAGCCACCACCCCAAGCTGCTGATCGCCGCCCACCCCACGCGGGGCGTGGACGTCGGCGCGCAGGCGCAGATCTGGGAGCAGATCCGTGCCGCGCGCCGGGAGGGCCTGGCGGTGCTGCTGATCTCTGCTGACCTGGACGAGCTGATCGGGCTCTCCGACACCCTGCGGGTGATGTACCGGGGCCGGCTGGTCGCGGACGCCGACCCCGCGACCATCACCCCGGAGGAGTTGGGCTCGGCCATGACCGGTGCCGCCAGCGGTCACCTCACCGCAGACGCTGACCCGCGCGAGGGAGGTGACCGGGAGTGA
- a CDS encoding amidohydrolase, whose product MSREAETDDAPAGEPLPGALPDDLCAELIDFRRDLHMHPELGNQEFRTTAALKARLERAGLSPRVLSIGTGLICDITPGLAPWDGGRPLLALRADIDALPIPDVKTVPYRSTVPNRAHACGHDVHTTVVLGAGLVLAELAREGRLPRPVRLLFQPAEEVLPGGATDAIGAGVLDGVGRILAVHCDPRVDAGRIGLRTGAITSACDRLEVALDGPGGHTARPHLTTDLVTAAARVAVDAPALLSRRVDTRAGLAVTWGRLDVGHACNVIPQHAELAGTVRCLDLDAWRDAPDLVHAAIDEIAALHGAKCQINYVRGVPPVVNEPASTQLLHDAMAARRGAHAVEGTEQSLGGEDFSWYLERIPGAMARLGVRPPGSTVRYDLHRGDFDVDEGAVRAGVELFTAAAMLA is encoded by the coding sequence ATGTCCCGCGAGGCCGAAACCGATGACGCCCCAGCCGGGGAACCGCTGCCCGGCGCGCTGCCGGACGATTTGTGCGCCGAACTCATCGACTTTCGCCGTGACTTGCACATGCACCCCGAGCTCGGCAACCAGGAGTTCCGTACCACCGCGGCCCTCAAGGCCCGGCTGGAGCGGGCCGGCCTGAGCCCACGCGTCCTGTCCATCGGCACCGGCCTGATCTGTGACATCACGCCCGGCCTCGCCCCCTGGGACGGCGGCCGGCCGCTCCTCGCGCTGCGGGCCGACATCGACGCGCTGCCGATCCCCGACGTGAAGACCGTGCCCTACCGTTCCACGGTCCCCAACCGGGCCCACGCGTGCGGCCACGACGTGCACACCACCGTCGTCCTCGGCGCGGGCCTGGTCCTCGCCGAACTCGCCCGCGAAGGACGGCTGCCGCGCCCCGTACGGCTGCTCTTCCAGCCCGCCGAGGAAGTACTCCCCGGCGGCGCCACCGACGCGATCGGCGCCGGGGTGCTCGACGGAGTGGGCCGCATCCTCGCCGTGCACTGCGACCCGCGGGTGGACGCCGGACGCATCGGCCTGCGCACCGGCGCCATCACCTCCGCCTGCGACCGCCTGGAAGTCGCCCTCGACGGCCCCGGCGGCCACACGGCCCGCCCACACCTGACCACCGACCTGGTCACCGCCGCGGCCCGCGTCGCCGTCGACGCCCCCGCCCTGCTCTCCCGCCGGGTCGACACCCGCGCCGGACTCGCCGTGACCTGGGGCCGCCTCGACGTCGGCCACGCCTGCAACGTCATCCCCCAGCACGCGGAGCTCGCCGGAACGGTTCGGTGCCTGGACCTCGACGCATGGCGCGACGCGCCGGACCTGGTCCACGCGGCCATCGACGAGATCGCGGCCCTGCACGGCGCGAAGTGCCAGATCAACTACGTCCGGGGCGTACCACCGGTGGTCAACGAACCGGCCTCCACCCAACTCCTCCACGACGCGATGGCCGCGCGGCGCGGGGCCCATGCGGTCGAGGGCACCGAGCAGTCCCTGGGCGGCGAGGACTTCTCCTGGTACCTGGAACGAATCCCCGGAGCGATGGCCCGCCTGGGCGTACGCCCACCGGGCAGCACCGTGCGGTACGACCTCCACCGGGGGGATTTCGACGTGGACGAGGGAGCGGTGCGGGCCGGGGTGGAGCTGTTCACGGCGGCGGCGATGTTGGCGTAG
- a CDS encoding cytidine deaminase, with translation MDEGQAPVDWEKLREAARDAMSRAYAPYSGYPVGAAALADDGRTVVGCNVENASYGLGLCAECGLVSALAATGGGRLTAFTCVDGRGEPLVPCGRCRQLLYEHGGPDLLIDGGDAGVRRLSDLLPDAFGPQHLAR, from the coding sequence ATGGACGAGGGGCAGGCGCCGGTCGACTGGGAAAAGCTCCGCGAGGCGGCCCGGGACGCGATGTCCCGGGCGTACGCCCCGTACTCCGGCTATCCGGTCGGCGCGGCGGCCCTGGCCGACGACGGGCGTACGGTCGTCGGCTGCAACGTCGAGAACGCCTCGTACGGACTGGGCCTGTGCGCCGAATGCGGCCTGGTCTCCGCGCTGGCCGCCACCGGCGGCGGCCGGCTGACCGCCTTCACCTGCGTGGACGGCCGGGGCGAGCCGCTGGTCCCGTGCGGCCGCTGCCGCCAGCTGCTGTACGAGCACGGCGGCCCCGACCTCCTGATCGACGGCGGGGACGCGGGCGTACGGCGCCTGAGCGACCTGCTCCCCGACGCGTTCGGCCCCCAGCACCTGGCCCGCTAG
- a CDS encoding ABC transporter permease, which produces MSTELKPAARPGATASGGGRRKLTYPVILLIVAGAIVAVSLLRAVTGSNDLTSAGQFSAALAAATSIGLAGLGGLWAERAGVVNIGLEGMMMLGSFAAGWVGWQHGPWAAAAIGILGGALGGLVHAIATVTFGVDHIVSGVAVNILALGATQYLATIWFGAEGSAAMQAGGNDKQSPPMADMPTFSIPGLSDWLQSVENHHWFLVSDVAGILGGLVTNVSWLTVLAVLLFVGTFYLLWRSSFGLRLRSCGEAPVSAESLGVNVYTYKYAAVLVSGALAGLGGAFLSISTHFYQDGQTGGRGYIGLATMIFGNWRPGGVAMGAGLFGFMDAMQLRSGGPTVHALLLGLAALLAVLALFRLRAAKRAQAAVSGAAAVLLVLWYFATDAVPLELVEASPYIATLLVLALFAQRLRPPKANGKPYRRGQGT; this is translated from the coding sequence GTGAGTACGGAACTCAAGCCCGCGGCCCGGCCCGGCGCCACCGCGTCGGGCGGCGGACGCCGCAAGCTGACCTACCCGGTGATCCTGCTGATCGTCGCCGGGGCGATCGTCGCGGTGTCCCTGCTGCGCGCGGTCACCGGCAGCAACGACCTGACCTCCGCCGGGCAGTTCAGCGCGGCGCTTGCCGCCGCCACCTCGATCGGCCTGGCCGGTCTCGGCGGCCTGTGGGCCGAGCGGGCCGGCGTGGTCAACATCGGCCTCGAAGGCATGATGATGCTCGGCTCGTTCGCGGCGGGCTGGGTCGGCTGGCAGCACGGCCCGTGGGCCGCCGCGGCCATCGGCATCCTCGGCGGCGCGCTCGGCGGCCTGGTGCACGCGATCGCCACCGTCACCTTCGGCGTCGACCACATCGTCTCCGGTGTCGCCGTCAACATCCTGGCGCTGGGCGCGACGCAGTACCTGGCCACCATCTGGTTCGGGGCCGAGGGCAGCGCCGCGATGCAGGCGGGCGGCAACGACAAGCAGTCGCCGCCGATGGCCGACATGCCGACGTTCAGCATCCCGGGCCTCTCGGACTGGCTGCAGTCGGTCGAGAACCACCACTGGTTCCTGGTCTCCGACGTGGCCGGCATCCTCGGCGGCCTGGTCACCAACGTCTCCTGGCTCACCGTGCTGGCCGTCCTGCTCTTCGTCGGCACCTTCTACCTGCTGTGGCGCTCGTCCTTCGGCCTGCGCCTGCGCTCCTGCGGCGAGGCGCCCGTCTCGGCCGAGTCGCTGGGCGTCAACGTCTACACGTACAAGTACGCGGCGGTGCTGGTCTCCGGCGCGCTGGCCGGTCTCGGCGGCGCGTTCCTCTCGATCAGCACCCACTTCTACCAGGACGGGCAGACCGGCGGACGCGGCTACATCGGCCTGGCCACGATGATCTTCGGCAACTGGCGGCCCGGCGGTGTCGCGATGGGCGCCGGGCTGTTCGGATTCATGGACGCCATGCAGCTGCGCAGCGGCGGCCCGACCGTCCACGCCCTGCTGCTGGGCCTGGCCGCGCTGCTCGCCGTACTGGCGCTGTTCCGCCTGCGCGCCGCCAAGCGCGCGCAGGCGGCGGTCTCCGGCGCCGCGGCGGTGCTCCTCGTGCTCTGGTACTTCGCGACCGACGCGGTGCCGCTGGAGCTGGTCGAGGCCAGCCCGTACATCGCCACGCTGCTGGTGCTGGCCCTGTTCGCGCAACGGCTGCGGCCCCCGAAGGCCAACGGCAAGCCGTACCGGCGGGGGCAGGGCACATGA
- a CDS encoding acylneuraminate cytidylyltransferase, with amino-acid sequence MPTPPAAPTVVAVIPARGGSKGVPAKNLAAVGGVPLIARAVRECRAARLVTDVVVSTDDTGIAAAARGAGAVVVRRPGAIAGDTATSEAAVLHAMDTYEAEHGKPVDAVLLVQCTSPFLVREDIDGVAAAVVEAGADSALTVAPFHGFVWREGADAAVEDPAPGGIGVNHDTSFRPRRQDRPQDFLETGAAYAMDAAGFRAAGHRFFGRTELVRTDPSRVLEIDDPHDLARARALAPLLDTAHPGALPTRDDIDAVVLDFDGTQTDDRVLIDSDGREMVAVHRGDGLGIAALRKAELKLLILSTEVNPVVAARARKLRLPVLHGIDRKDLALKQWCEEQGIAPERVLYVGNDVNDLPCFGLVGWPVAVASAHDVVRGAARAVTSTPGGGGAIREIASWLLGPTL; translated from the coding sequence ATGCCGACCCCACCGGCCGCGCCCACCGTCGTCGCCGTCATCCCCGCGCGCGGCGGCTCCAAGGGCGTACCCGCCAAGAACCTCGCCGCGGTCGGGGGCGTCCCGCTGATCGCCCGCGCGGTCCGCGAATGCCGCGCGGCCCGGCTGGTCACCGACGTCGTGGTCTCCACCGATGACACGGGCATCGCCGCCGCGGCCCGCGGCGCGGGCGCCGTCGTGGTCCGCCGCCCCGGCGCCATCGCGGGCGACACGGCCACCAGCGAGGCCGCCGTCCTGCACGCCATGGACACGTACGAGGCCGAACACGGCAAGCCCGTCGACGCGGTCCTCCTCGTCCAGTGCACCAGCCCCTTCCTCGTCCGCGAGGACATCGACGGGGTGGCCGCCGCGGTCGTGGAAGCCGGGGCGGACAGCGCGCTGACGGTGGCGCCGTTCCACGGCTTCGTATGGCGCGAAGGGGCGGACGCCGCGGTCGAGGACCCCGCTCCCGGCGGCATCGGCGTCAACCACGACACCTCCTTCCGCCCGCGCCGCCAGGACCGCCCCCAGGACTTCCTGGAGACCGGCGCCGCCTACGCCATGGACGCGGCCGGCTTCCGCGCCGCGGGCCACCGCTTCTTCGGCCGTACGGAACTGGTCCGCACCGACCCGTCCCGTGTGCTGGAGATCGACGACCCGCACGACCTCGCGCGCGCCCGCGCCCTCGCGCCCCTGCTCGACACGGCGCACCCCGGCGCGCTACCGACCCGCGACGACATCGACGCGGTCGTCCTCGACTTCGACGGCACCCAGACCGACGACCGGGTGCTCATCGACTCCGACGGACGGGAGATGGTCGCCGTGCACCGCGGCGACGGCCTCGGCATCGCCGCCCTGCGCAAGGCGGAGCTGAAGCTGCTCATCCTGTCCACGGAAGTGAACCCGGTCGTCGCCGCACGGGCCAGGAAACTGCGCCTGCCCGTACTCCACGGCATCGACCGCAAGGACCTCGCGCTCAAGCAGTGGTGCGAGGAACAGGGCATCGCGCCCGAGCGCGTGCTCTATGTCGGCAACGACGTCAACGACCTCCCGTGCTTCGGCCTCGTCGGCTGGCCCGTGGCGGTCGCGAGCGCCCACGACGTCGTACGCGGCGCCGCGCGCGCCGTCACCTCCACCCCCGGAGGCGGCGGCGCGATCCGCGAGATCGCCTCGTGGCTCCTCGGCCCCACCCTCTAA
- a CDS encoding BMP family lipoprotein yields MRRVTRFAAAASASALLVLTATACGQSFAEANRASHAGVGLAFDIGGRDDHSFNEAAARGTENARKKLGVNVKMLTAKNGETEADREQRLSSFAEAGYNPVIGVGFAYSRSIENVAKDFPETTFGVVDAVPQGKNVDAMVFAEHEGSYLAGVAAALKSKNHKVGFIGGVNNALIQKFQAGFEQGVRDTDPKTKVTSQYLYPNNDKGFNDPAAAKAKAGGMLDSGIDVIYSAAGQSGAGAIEAISKRKGAWAIGVDSDQYLQPGLAKYKDCILTSVVKNVDVAVFDLIKSVEDGKPLTGVHAYDMKKKGVTLATSGGFIKDIQPQIDAARQKIVEGKVKVKETP; encoded by the coding sequence TTGCGTCGGGTCACCAGGTTTGCCGCCGCGGCCAGCGCTTCCGCGCTTCTCGTGCTCACCGCCACCGCTTGCGGTCAGAGTTTTGCCGAGGCGAATCGCGCCAGTCATGCCGGTGTCGGGCTCGCTTTCGACATCGGTGGGCGGGACGACCACTCCTTCAACGAGGCGGCCGCCCGCGGCACCGAGAATGCCCGCAAGAAGCTGGGCGTCAACGTCAAGATGCTCACGGCGAAGAACGGTGAGACGGAGGCGGACCGCGAGCAGCGGCTGTCGTCGTTCGCGGAGGCCGGGTACAACCCGGTCATAGGTGTCGGATTCGCCTACAGCCGGTCCATCGAGAACGTCGCCAAGGACTTCCCGGAGACGACTTTCGGGGTGGTCGACGCCGTGCCGCAGGGCAAGAACGTGGACGCGATGGTCTTCGCGGAGCACGAGGGCTCGTATCTGGCGGGTGTCGCCGCCGCGCTCAAGAGCAAGAACCACAAGGTCGGCTTCATCGGCGGTGTGAACAACGCGCTGATCCAGAAGTTCCAGGCCGGTTTCGAGCAGGGTGTACGGGACACCGACCCGAAGACCAAGGTCACCTCGCAGTACCTGTACCCGAACAACGACAAGGGGTTCAACGACCCGGCCGCCGCCAAGGCCAAGGCGGGCGGCATGCTGGACAGCGGTATCGACGTGATCTATTCCGCTGCGGGCCAGTCGGGCGCGGGCGCCATCGAGGCGATCAGCAAGCGCAAGGGCGCCTGGGCGATCGGTGTGGACTCCGACCAGTATCTGCAGCCGGGTCTGGCGAAGTACAAGGACTGCATTTTGACGTCGGTGGTCAAGAACGTCGACGTGGCGGTGTTCGACCTGATCAAGAGTGTCGAGGACGGCAAGCCGCTGACGGGCGTGCACGCGTACGACATGAAGAAGAAGGGCGTCACGCTCGCCACGTCGGGCGGCTTCATCAAGGACATCCAGCCGCAGATCGACGCCGCCCGCCAGAAGATCGTCGAGGGCAAGGTGAAGGTCAAGGAGACGCCGTAG
- a CDS encoding N-acetylneuraminate synthase family protein, with product MTSTSRLRTLGDRLVGPGRPVYVTGEIGINHNGDLENAFALIDAAADAGCDAVKFQKRTPEICTPRDQWDIERDTPWGRMTYIDYRHRVEFDEDGYRAIDEYAKKRGIAWFASPWDVESVAFLEKFDVPCYKVASASLTDDELLRAMRATGRTVILSTGMSTPKQIRHAVEVLGSDNIVLCHATSTYPAKAEELNLRMIHTLQAEYPNVPIGYSGHETGLQTTLAAVALGAAFVERHITLDRAMWGSDQAASVEPQGLTRLVRDIRTIEESLGDGVKKVYESELGPMKKLRRVAGVVAEAESADREPVSA from the coding sequence ATGACCAGCACCTCCCGTCTGCGCACCCTCGGCGACCGGCTCGTCGGCCCCGGCCGCCCCGTCTACGTCACCGGTGAGATCGGCATCAACCACAACGGCGACCTGGAGAACGCCTTCGCGCTGATCGACGCCGCCGCGGACGCCGGCTGCGACGCCGTGAAGTTCCAGAAGCGCACCCCGGAGATCTGCACCCCGCGCGACCAGTGGGACATCGAGCGCGACACCCCCTGGGGCCGGATGACCTACATCGACTACCGCCACCGCGTGGAGTTCGACGAGGACGGCTACCGCGCCATCGACGAGTACGCCAAGAAGCGCGGCATCGCCTGGTTCGCCTCGCCCTGGGACGTGGAGTCCGTCGCCTTCCTGGAGAAGTTCGACGTCCCCTGCTACAAGGTCGCCTCCGCCTCCCTCACCGACGACGAGCTGCTGCGCGCCATGCGCGCCACCGGCCGCACCGTCATCCTCTCCACCGGCATGTCCACCCCCAAGCAGATCCGGCACGCCGTCGAGGTCCTGGGCAGCGACAACATCGTCCTGTGCCACGCCACTTCGACCTACCCCGCGAAGGCCGAAGAGCTGAACCTCCGTATGATCCACACCCTCCAGGCCGAGTACCCCAACGTCCCGATCGGCTACAGCGGCCACGAGACCGGCCTGCAGACCACCCTCGCCGCCGTCGCCCTCGGCGCCGCCTTCGTCGAGCGCCACATCACCCTCGACCGCGCCATGTGGGGCTCCGACCAGGCCGCCTCCGTGGAGCCGCAGGGCCTGACCCGCCTGGTCCGCGACATCCGCACCATCGAGGAGTCCCTCGGCGACGGCGTCAAGAAGGTCTACGAGAGCGAGCTGGGCCCGATGAAGAAGCTGCGCCGGGTGGCGGGCGTGGTCGCGGAGGCCGAGTCCGCCGACCGCGAGCCCGTCTCGGCCTGA
- a CDS encoding ABC transporter permease: protein MKTLTRSLTKDKVLLALAAPLLAIAAAFVISSLVFLASGENPLRAYWIMADYGHYSDSQVWIINKAVPYYLSALAVAIGFRMNLFNIGVDGQYRLAAFAAAAVGGAIALPGALQIIVLIVIAMLVGALWSGIAGVLKTSRGVSEVITTIMLNAIAASVIGYFLQDGRLAIKDGNLLHTRFLPESSHFFSFPTHPKPVYGFVVIAALAGFVYWFVLNRTRFGFDLRAVGASEPAAEASGVSVKRMVVISMLLSGAAAGLVGMPTLLGESFNYGTDFPAGIGFTGIAIALLGRNHPVGMAFGALLWAFLDRTGSRLEFEGYAQEIVGVIQGVIVLCVVIAYEIVRRYGLRAQQRKVGEELAAQARTNESDKAEATA from the coding sequence GTGAAGACGCTGACCAGGTCGCTCACCAAGGACAAGGTGCTGCTGGCGCTCGCCGCGCCGCTGCTGGCCATCGCCGCCGCGTTCGTCATCAGTTCGCTGGTCTTCCTGGCCTCGGGCGAGAACCCGCTGCGGGCCTACTGGATCATGGCCGACTACGGCCACTACAGCGACAGCCAGGTCTGGATCATCAACAAGGCGGTGCCGTACTACCTCTCGGCACTGGCGGTCGCCATCGGCTTCCGCATGAACCTCTTCAACATCGGTGTGGACGGGCAGTACCGGCTCGCGGCCTTCGCGGCCGCCGCGGTCGGCGGCGCCATCGCGCTGCCCGGCGCCCTCCAGATCATTGTGCTCATCGTCATCGCGATGCTGGTGGGCGCGCTGTGGTCGGGCATCGCGGGCGTACTGAAGACCTCGCGCGGCGTCAGCGAGGTGATCACCACGATCATGCTGAACGCCATCGCCGCCTCGGTGATCGGCTACTTCCTCCAGGACGGCCGCCTCGCCATCAAGGACGGCAACCTCCTGCACACCAGGTTCCTGCCGGAGTCCAGCCACTTCTTCAGCTTCCCGACCCACCCCAAGCCGGTCTACGGCTTCGTGGTGATCGCGGCGCTGGCCGGGTTCGTCTACTGGTTCGTGCTCAACCGCACCCGCTTCGGTTTCGACCTGCGCGCGGTGGGCGCCTCCGAGCCGGCCGCCGAGGCCAGCGGCGTCAGCGTCAAGCGGATGGTCGTCATCTCGATGCTGCTCTCGGGCGCCGCGGCCGGTCTGGTAGGCATGCCCACGCTGCTCGGCGAGTCCTTCAACTACGGCACCGACTTCCCGGCCGGCATCGGCTTCACCGGCATCGCCATCGCGCTGCTGGGCCGCAACCACCCGGTGGGCATGGCCTTCGGCGCGCTGCTGTGGGCGTTCCTCGACCGCACCGGCTCCCGCCTGGAGTTCGAGGGGTACGCGCAGGAGATCGTCGGCGTCATCCAGGGCGTGATCGTGCTGTGCGTGGTCATCGCGTACGAGATCGTGCGCCGTTACGGGCTGCGCGCCCAGCAGCGCAAGGTCGGCGAGGAACTGGCCGCCCAGGCCCGTACCAACGAAAGCGACAAGGCGGAGGCGACCGCGTGA